A section of the Enterococcus montenegrensis genome encodes:
- a CDS encoding 5-bromo-4-chloroindolyl phosphate hydrolysis family protein, giving the protein MKKKTSTLLLVIIACLLLFGLLKSGNSDELIPFVLVVGGAALIIYGVKNRRRSSSPSALPIMTKEKEAHYLESGMTEKEIEFFRETMNQTKKQVLQLQTNINKNAKLKAIDLRHDTLRASKALFKELVKDPQKLHFANHFLYTHLPNMVDLTDKFIEINGHEIKTKETYEKIEESSQIIDQMAALIAKDYQQFVADDLEDLDVELSIAKQSLKRDNSL; this is encoded by the coding sequence ATGAAGAAGAAAACCAGCACGCTCTTACTGGTAATTATCGCTTGTTTACTACTATTTGGTTTACTAAAATCCGGCAATTCAGATGAACTTATCCCATTTGTACTTGTCGTAGGTGGGGCAGCTTTGATTATTTACGGCGTGAAAAATCGTCGTCGCAGTAGTAGTCCTTCTGCATTGCCAATTATGACCAAAGAAAAAGAAGCACATTACTTAGAAAGTGGCATGACAGAAAAAGAAATTGAATTTTTCCGAGAAACAATGAACCAAACAAAAAAACAAGTTTTACAATTACAGACAAATATTAATAAAAATGCCAAGTTAAAAGCCATTGACCTGCGGCATGATACTTTACGGGCATCAAAAGCGTTGTTTAAAGAGTTGGTGAAAGATCCACAAAAATTGCATTTTGCTAATCACTTTTTATACACGCATTTGCCAAACATGGTTGATTTAACGGACAAATTTATTGAAATCAATGGTCATGAAATTAAAACAAAAGAAACATATGAAAAAATTGAAGAAAGCTCCCAAATTATCGATCAAATGGCGGCGTTAATTGCAAAAGATTATCAACAATTTGTCGCTGATGATTTAGAGGATTTAGATGTAGAGCTTTCCATTGCCAAACAAAGCTTAAAAAGAGATAATAGTTTGTAA